One segment of Halococcus saccharolyticus DSM 5350 DNA contains the following:
- a CDS encoding ABC transporter ATP-binding protein, translating into MALLETRGLVKRFNGLTATDDVDIAIEEGERVSVIGPNGAGKTTLINLITRMLEPTEGDIVFQGESITDRAPYEVVQQGISKSFQTASIFPELTVEENAEIAALGAEHGSFRLNFFRHRNRYPEVDDATRRTLEAVNLWDQREVPAADLPYGDKRRLEIGIALASEPDLLLMDEPTAGMSPEETNATVSLIENVKEELGLTLVLIEHDMEIVFEVSDRIIVLNRGRVIAEGTPEEIQGDPDVQEAYLGGVEL; encoded by the coding sequence ATGGCGCTGCTCGAAACCCGTGGGCTCGTGAAGCGGTTCAACGGGCTCACCGCGACCGACGACGTCGACATTGCGATCGAAGAGGGCGAGCGCGTGAGCGTGATCGGGCCGAACGGCGCGGGCAAGACCACGCTCATCAACCTCATCACGCGGATGCTCGAACCGACCGAGGGCGACATCGTGTTTCAGGGAGAATCGATCACCGACCGGGCCCCTTACGAGGTGGTCCAACAGGGGATCAGCAAATCCTTCCAGACCGCCTCGATCTTCCCGGAGCTCACGGTCGAGGAGAACGCCGAGATTGCTGCGCTGGGTGCCGAACACGGCTCGTTCCGTCTCAACTTCTTCCGTCATCGGAACCGGTATCCCGAAGTCGACGACGCGACGCGGCGCACGCTCGAAGCCGTCAATCTCTGGGATCAACGCGAGGTGCCGGCGGCGGATCTCCCCTACGGCGACAAGCGCCGGCTGGAGATCGGGATCGCACTGGCGAGCGAGCCGGACCTCCTCCTGATGGACGAACCCACGGCGGGGATGAGCCCCGAGGAGACCAACGCGACCGTCTCGCTCATCGAGAACGTGAAGGAAGAACTCGGACTGACGCTAGTGTTGATCGAACACGACATGGAGATCGTCTTCGAGGTCTCGGATCGCATCATCGTCCTCAATCGGGGCCGGGTCATCGCGGAGGGGACTCCCGAGGAGATACAGGGCGATCCGGACGTTCAGGAAGCTTACCTCGGTGGTGTCGAACTGTGA
- a CDS encoding branched-chain amino acid ABC transporter permease produces MSDQNPNPTETEADGGETVSGGTGTTSLAGIRARWERVRGRESTVIALTIVGVALFPYLLARAPVISDLLQGYQELASLILVWGIFAIGFDLLLGRTGLLSFGHAALWGAGAYAAGWLSANVVESPLVIVGVAVLFAVVLSVVLGVLSLRRGGIYFAILTLAFAQMLYYMASAPLAFITGGDNGLTGVEIGPLLGSFDLGTELPSIAGTLLGTWRYAFIAAALVVSVATILRILNSPYGIVFRAIHENEQRASFVGFNVWRYKLAAFVLSGTFAGLAGALFTVHGEYVPLSSLYWTTSGEVVIMTVLGGVGTLIGPLIGAGIYLWVEYIVSGGYPFDWIGPYWHLVLGLVFVTVVVLFPQGVWGVVEDGRSWITARLEER; encoded by the coding sequence ATGAGTGATCAGAACCCAAATCCGACCGAGACCGAAGCCGACGGTGGCGAAACTGTGAGTGGCGGGACCGGTACGACGTCCCTCGCCGGGATCCGAGCCCGATGGGAGCGCGTCCGCGGGCGGGAGTCGACGGTCATCGCGCTGACGATCGTCGGCGTCGCGCTGTTTCCGTATCTGCTCGCCCGAGCACCGGTTATCAGCGATCTCCTCCAAGGGTATCAGGAGCTGGCGTCGCTGATCCTCGTCTGGGGGATCTTCGCGATCGGGTTCGATCTGCTGCTCGGGCGCACCGGACTGCTCTCCTTTGGCCACGCCGCCCTCTGGGGAGCGGGTGCGTACGCGGCTGGCTGGCTCAGTGCGAACGTCGTCGAGTCCCCCCTCGTGATCGTCGGGGTCGCGGTGCTGTTCGCCGTGGTCCTCTCGGTCGTTCTCGGGGTGTTGTCGCTCCGGCGGGGCGGGATCTATTTCGCGATTCTCACGCTGGCGTTCGCACAGATGCTCTACTACATGGCTTCGGCACCGCTCGCGTTCATCACCGGCGGTGACAACGGGCTGACTGGCGTGGAGATCGGGCCGCTGCTCGGATCGTTCGACCTCGGAACTGAACTTCCCTCGATCGCCGGAACGCTGCTCGGGACGTGGCGCTACGCGTTCATCGCGGCGGCGCTGGTGGTGAGCGTCGCGACGATCCTCCGGATCCTCAACTCGCCGTACGGGATCGTGTTCCGCGCGATCCACGAGAACGAGCAGCGTGCGTCGTTCGTCGGATTCAACGTCTGGCGGTACAAGCTGGCGGCGTTCGTGCTCTCGGGGACGTTTGCAGGGCTCGCGGGGGCGCTGTTCACCGTCCACGGCGAGTACGTCCCGCTGTCCTCGCTGTACTGGACCACGAGCGGCGAGGTGGTCATCATGACCGTTCTCGGCGGCGTCGGAACGTTGATCGGTCCGCTGATCGGGGCCGGAATCTATCTCTGGGTCGAGTACATCGTGAGCGGCGGCTATCCCTTCGATTGGATCGGCCCCTACTGGCATCTCGTGCTCGGACTGGTCTTCGTCACGGTCGTCGTCCTGTTCCCGCAGGGGGTCTGGGGCGTCGTGGAGGACGGTCGATCGTGGATCACAGCGCGGCTGGAGGAGCGCTGA
- a CDS encoding universal stress protein encodes MYEILLCVDADGASLDRQLDAVTDLPSAADDVHVTICHVFGENPSGASVTQVGSVRRALDRLEDAGIETSVAEESGDPTDAILRLATERDVDTIYIGGRKRNPSGKALFGSVTQSVILNAERPVLVAGLND; translated from the coding sequence ATGTACGAGATCCTGTTGTGTGTTGACGCGGACGGGGCGAGCCTCGATCGACAGCTCGACGCCGTCACCGATCTGCCGAGCGCAGCCGACGACGTTCACGTCACGATCTGTCACGTCTTCGGCGAGAACCCGTCGGGAGCGTCCGTAACCCAGGTCGGATCGGTCCGGCGCGCGCTCGATCGTCTCGAAGACGCCGGGATCGAAACCTCTGTCGCGGAGGAGAGTGGCGATCCGACCGACGCCATCCTTCGACTGGCGACCGAACGGGACGTGGACACAATCTACATCGGCGGACGAAAGCGCAACCCGTCGGGAAAGGCGCTGTTCGGCAGCGTGACCCAGTCGGTGATCCTCAATGCGGAGCGTCCGGTGCTCGTTGCCGGGCTGAACGACTGA
- a CDS encoding thioredoxin family protein translates to MTDGIDSQHERNDPDVDTSGNASDDTSGDSDAEALLDALVEGGVVSIDSETTAVTTTAAFEDTRSVYHDSYADASAERFHGSVAEVFDLDSTDAAAERVDDLGVTREEFVGYLAIDAHLDRSPSTATLARMAHVVSELRPGTPVPDAVVELDDGSYEEFVSSHDRAIVTVWKHHCDPCEAMKDDIEDILAAVPEGVAVGGLDGEDSPKFRRATDIDAAPALALFADGDLREAFTGRATPDRVAAACTEVYEDGDGA, encoded by the coding sequence ATGACCGACGGGATCGACAGCCAGCACGAACGCAACGATCCGGACGTGGACACCAGCGGCAACGCCAGCGATGACACCAGTGGAGACTCCGACGCCGAGGCGCTCCTCGACGCGCTCGTCGAGGGTGGTGTAGTTTCGATCGATTCGGAGACCACGGCCGTGACGACGACCGCAGCGTTCGAGGACACCCGTTCGGTGTACCACGACAGCTACGCCGACGCGTCGGCCGAGCGGTTCCACGGGTCGGTCGCCGAGGTGTTCGATCTCGACTCGACCGATGCCGCCGCCGAACGGGTCGACGATCTCGGCGTCACTCGCGAGGAGTTCGTCGGGTATCTCGCGATCGACGCCCATCTCGATCGGTCGCCGTCGACGGCGACACTCGCGAGGATGGCACACGTCGTGAGCGAGCTACGTCCCGGGACGCCGGTTCCGGATGCGGTGGTCGAACTCGACGACGGGAGCTACGAGGAGTTCGTCTCGTCGCACGACCGTGCGATCGTCACGGTTTGGAAACATCACTGTGACCCATGCGAGGCGATGAAAGACGATATCGAGGACATTCTCGCCGCGGTTCCCGAGGGAGTGGCCGTCGGGGGGCTCGACGGCGAGGACAGTCCCAAATTTCGGCGCGCGACCGACATCGACGCCGCCCCGGCGCTGGCGCTGTTCGCGGACGGGGACCTTCGGGAAGCGTTCACCGGTCGGGCGACGCCCGACCGTGTCGCCGCGGCGTGTACCGAGGTCTACGAAGATGGCGACGGTGCGTAG
- a CDS encoding substrate-binding protein codes for MRREDTGQTRRDVLKLAGASGTVGIAGLAGCLGGGGDGNDSGGGSGSGGGGGGNGSGGGGNGSGGGGGGNGSGGGGGDYPSLGNFPVEGDTATFGLTVPQSGSYQAEGASELNAYELAIDHLNNGGGWVDSFEDLSGDGVLGKQIDFVEGDTATDPDTARNAASRMINRDNVIMFTGGSSSAVAIALQSLAQQEKVLYQCCLTHSNATTGADCRRYAFREMFNGYTTAQALVPPVTEEYGDDLNFYQLYADYTWGQSVQSSMKQFFEEAGWTEVGNTATPLGTSDFSSYLSEAQSSDADALFLVEYGLDGANSLKQAANQGLNEEMEIVVPLYNQLVAGNAKQAIPGVFGTTAWDPGIDNEPSNTFADAFQQEYGNPPPGVAHVAYAQTLQYAAAAERAGTFYPPEVIRQLEGYEYNNIGLGQEVMRKCDHQAQRAIPVVQGKPVDQQSDGDLLNLVNLVPSDQVGYDCNTGPAAECELGSYE; via the coding sequence ATGCGACGCGAGGACACAGGACAGACCCGCCGTGACGTGCTCAAACTGGCCGGTGCATCGGGCACCGTCGGTATCGCCGGGTTGGCAGGCTGTCTCGGTGGCGGAGGCGACGGAAACGACTCCGGCGGCGGCAGCGGTTCCGGCGGTGGTGGTGGAGGCAATGGGTCCGGTGGTGGCGGCAACGGTTCCGGCGGTGGTGGCGGCGGAAACGGCTCCGGTGGTGGCGGTGGGGACTACCCATCGCTCGGCAACTTCCCCGTCGAGGGTGACACCGCGACGTTCGGGCTTACCGTCCCCCAGAGTGGGTCCTACCAAGCGGAGGGCGCGAGCGAACTCAACGCGTACGAACTCGCCATCGACCATCTCAACAACGGCGGTGGCTGGGTCGACAGCTTCGAAGACCTCAGCGGTGACGGCGTACTCGGCAAGCAGATCGATTTCGTGGAGGGTGACACCGCGACCGACCCCGACACGGCACGGAACGCCGCAAGCCGGATGATCAACCGGGACAACGTGATCATGTTCACCGGCGGCTCGTCGAGCGCAGTGGCGATCGCGCTCCAGTCGCTGGCCCAACAGGAGAAAGTGCTGTACCAGTGCTGTCTCACCCACTCGAACGCCACGACCGGCGCGGACTGTCGGCGGTACGCCTTCCGAGAGATGTTCAACGGGTACACGACCGCACAGGCGCTCGTGCCGCCGGTGACGGAGGAGTACGGCGACGATCTGAACTTCTACCAGCTCTACGCCGACTACACGTGGGGTCAAAGCGTCCAGTCGTCGATGAAGCAGTTCTTCGAGGAGGCCGGCTGGACCGAGGTCGGTAACACGGCGACGCCGCTCGGCACCTCGGACTTCTCCTCGTATCTCTCGGAGGCCCAAAGCTCCGACGCCGACGCACTGTTCCTCGTCGAGTACGGACTCGACGGCGCGAACTCGCTCAAACAAGCCGCCAACCAGGGCCTGAACGAGGAGATGGAGATCGTCGTGCCGCTCTACAACCAGCTGGTGGCGGGCAACGCGAAACAGGCGATTCCGGGCGTGTTCGGCACGACCGCATGGGACCCAGGGATCGACAACGAGCCGTCGAACACGTTCGCCGATGCGTTCCAGCAGGAGTACGGCAACCCACCACCGGGCGTCGCGCACGTCGCGTACGCCCAGACGCTCCAGTACGCGGCGGCCGCCGAACGCGCCGGGACGTTCTACCCACCGGAAGTCATCCGGCAGCTCGAGGGCTACGAGTACAACAACATCGGTCTGGGCCAGGAAGTGATGCGCAAGTGCGACCACCAGGCCCAACGGGCGATCCCCGTCGTCCAGGGCAAACCGGTCGATCAGCAGAGCGATGGCGACCTGCTGAACCTCGTCAACCTCGTCCCCAGCGACCAGGTTGGCTACGACTGCAACACCGGCCCAGCGGCCGAATGCGAGCTCGGTAGCTACGAATAG
- a CDS encoding branched-chain amino acid ABC transporter permease translates to MSLVAETARILLNGLQTGAIYVLLAIGLSIILGTLKFVNFAHGALYVVGLYVGLLVSQETTFSQGQLAELGFGTLGLDMGFLAALIIVPIIVFVLGMAMERFVARPFYDRPDTDQILLTFGLAIVVQQALRVLFGGNSQSFAQPEWASGAVQLPLVGGFPQWRLWVIVITAVLVVLVYALIEFTDFGLTVRAGTQDSEMVQLLGIKITRPYIAVFGIGAALAGVAGVVGGPLNVVNPTVGTDILVPAFLTVVIGGLGSIRGAVLGGLILGITQSFLIQWSLVIPALGINYAFAPWSQVGIYAIAAVILLVRPQGLLGSEVDIS, encoded by the coding sequence ATGAGTCTCGTCGCCGAAACGGCCCGCATCCTGCTCAACGGTCTCCAGACGGGGGCGATCTACGTGCTGTTGGCGATCGGGCTGTCGATCATCCTCGGCACGCTCAAGTTCGTGAACTTCGCCCACGGCGCGCTGTACGTCGTCGGGCTCTACGTCGGTCTCCTGGTTTCCCAAGAGACGACCTTCTCGCAGGGACAGCTTGCTGAGCTCGGATTCGGCACGCTCGGGCTCGATATGGGGTTTCTGGCCGCGCTGATCATCGTCCCGATCATCGTTTTCGTCCTCGGGATGGCGATGGAACGGTTCGTCGCACGACCGTTTTACGACCGCCCCGACACCGACCAGATCCTCCTCACCTTCGGGCTCGCGATCGTGGTCCAACAGGCTCTCAGGGTGCTGTTCGGCGGTAACAGCCAGAGCTTCGCCCAGCCCGAATGGGCGTCAGGGGCGGTGCAGTTGCCGCTGGTCGGCGGATTTCCCCAGTGGCGGCTCTGGGTCATCGTCATCACGGCAGTACTGGTCGTGCTCGTGTACGCGCTGATCGAGTTCACCGACTTCGGGTTGACGGTGCGAGCGGGCACTCAGGATTCGGAGATGGTCCAACTCCTCGGAATCAAGATCACACGGCCGTACATCGCGGTGTTCGGTATCGGTGCTGCGCTGGCGGGCGTCGCTGGCGTCGTCGGCGGGCCGCTGAACGTCGTGAATCCGACGGTCGGTACCGACATCCTCGTCCCGGCCTTTCTCACGGTCGTGATCGGCGGGCTCGGCAGCATCAGGGGCGCGGTGCTCGGGGGACTGATCCTCGGGATCACGCAGTCGTTCCTGATCCAGTGGAGTCTCGTGATCCCTGCGCTCGGGATCAACTACGCGTTCGCGCCGTGGTCGCAGGTCGGGATCTATGCGATCGCCGCAGTCATCCTCCTCGTCCGTCCACAAGGGCTGCTCGGCAGCGAGGTGGATATCTCATGA
- a CDS encoding DUF7520 family protein, translating to MSENPTATTPSTGRRGRSVVLTVYVVVIAIAGLTGFLLGTYGPEELRPVDLFFLIELQPTPLGLAIYGMGTMGVGLGVLLILVSYASQRYDE from the coding sequence ATGTCGGAGAACCCGACGGCGACGACGCCATCGACGGGACGACGCGGCCGATCGGTGGTCTTGACCGTGTACGTCGTCGTCATCGCCATCGCGGGCCTCACGGGCTTTTTGCTCGGCACCTACGGTCCCGAGGAGCTCCGCCCGGTCGATCTCTTCTTCCTGATCGAACTCCAGCCCACCCCACTTGGACTCGCGATCTACGGGATGGGAACGATGGGAGTCGGGCTGGGGGTCCTCTTGATCCTCGTGAGCTACGCCTCACAGCGCTACGACGAATGA
- a CDS encoding ABC transporter ATP-binding protein: MSLLTLEEVDAYYDESHILRDLSMTVEDGEICALLGRNGAGKTTTLRSIASSKPPEVRDGTITYDGEDITGRAVEDVAMAGISLVPEERRIFADLTVGENLHLADVARNRSNTFGRSVQVQRSGMSTEEVFEFFPRLEERESQKAGTLSGGEQQMLAIGRALKQNTELLMLDEPYEGLAPQIIEAVENAIERIRDAGTTLLLVEQNAAAAIKIADRCYVIDQGAIVFDGTAEELREDDETRERYLGV, encoded by the coding sequence GTGAGCCTGCTCACGCTCGAGGAGGTCGATGCGTACTACGACGAGAGCCACATCCTGCGTGACCTCTCGATGACGGTCGAGGACGGCGAGATCTGCGCGCTGCTCGGACGCAACGGTGCGGGAAAGACGACCACGCTCCGCTCGATCGCGAGTTCGAAACCGCCCGAAGTCCGCGACGGCACGATCACCTACGACGGCGAGGACATCACCGGAAGAGCCGTCGAGGACGTCGCGATGGCCGGGATCTCGCTGGTGCCCGAGGAACGCCGGATCTTCGCGGATCTGACAGTAGGGGAGAATCTCCATCTCGCGGACGTCGCTCGCAACCGGTCGAACACGTTCGGTCGATCGGTGCAGGTACAGCGAAGTGGGATGTCGACGGAGGAGGTGTTCGAGTTCTTCCCGCGACTCGAAGAGCGCGAGTCACAGAAAGCCGGCACGCTCTCTGGCGGCGAACAGCAGATGCTCGCGATCGGGCGGGCGCTGAAACAGAACACCGAGCTGTTGATGCTCGACGAACCGTACGAGGGGCTCGCGCCACAGATCATCGAGGCGGTCGAGAACGCGATCGAGCGGATTCGCGACGCTGGGACCACTCTCCTGTTGGTCGAGCAGAACGCCGCGGCGGCGATCAAGATCGCCGATCGGTGTTACGTGATCGATCAGGGTGCGATCGTCTTCGACGGCACCGCCGAAGAGCTTCGCGAGGACGACGAAACCCGCGAACGGTACCTCGGCGTATGA